From one Uranotaenia lowii strain MFRU-FL unplaced genomic scaffold, ASM2978415v1 HiC_scaffold_944, whole genome shotgun sequence genomic stretch:
- the LOC129760983 gene encoding uncharacterized protein LOC129760983, whose product MCNLSDSVDNLVGCDNCEAWAHYQCAGVTDSISEIDRSWHCPKCRRGSALVNEIPNPRSERSAGSRPSRRSGSHLRMLEEQRLLRLKALEEETEIQQKRAEKKLEIEEQYIREKYTSLSDTSSIGSTRRSISSRSSVQIVENWLACPTTASTGGLLSSVPVTGPYEQAAVEKRLGFALRHENNSPLQTGITPTSASTPQTASIFPMISTNSLIASISSIASTTMMKCDSANSVGHLKLTQSNAGYRIATSVCQPSKTQYLDATRVPTSLNVLSQQLQTGFDAHFIPTTKYTGAIPKTVAQMTFGTNAEIGKIHRPKLTIAETFGRVKFPSNLHRRSAPCRVDFEPKTIDQSKDVNLKAVECVTTPCCIHTILQKMFHNLALQRTPREEKEIKTVAFLDDGSSSSLLDAEIAEAIGLEGIQDSFSLTWTSNISREEKNSKRVAIELRSTNGEKGFKLGNVRTVNQLKLPLQSLDYDEMQKHYPHLRGLPVESYSNVSPGIIIGIEHVHLLTQLKIREGRQDEYMDNVSLHQQISKFYGIEEASTNNVHQSEADKLAVEILNKTTQRLKDRFETGLPWRFNLPDFPNSFEMARSRMVSLEKRLQKDPQLELAVKQQVSSYLEKNYAHIATEEELNKTDPRRVWYLPLGVVQNPKKPGKVRLIWDAAARVNKISFNDMLLTGPDLLTSLPSILLRFRQKNIAVCGDIKEMFHQIRIRAQDSQSQRFLYRSNPKDQPQVYVMDVVTFGATCSPFISQFIKNKNATDHAEDYPEAAKAIIKDHYMDDYLQSVDTIEEAVARVLDVKYVQARGGFEIRNFLSNSPEVLIQIGEPRLPEKKSLNLEPGIEESDRAERILGMMWLPASDHLTFSTSLHDEISKFVGGELKPTKRQVLRTIMSIFDPLGLIAHYVVHGKILMQEIWKHGSDWDERIPDELFEKWNRCCELLKNLDVVRVPRCFFSGMVSNEFENLQLHMFVDASEAAYACVAYLRVLHHDVPRCAFVAAKTKVAPLRPLSIPRLELQAALKGSREMNNICSSLDLHIKQRFLWTDSQTVLAWLRSDSRKYHQFVSYRVGEILSTTTISEWRYIPSKLNVADKATKWDSGPDFSPNNTWFTGPQFLLDPESEWPQDKKVSNTIQDVRIHFLHHFEAPTYFIIDPCRFSLWSRLLRSTTYVIRASNKFRKSGKSGILTSEEFLTAENVLWRQVQAESFPAEYASLKSNQNCVGKHSELYKLSPFLDDYGVMRIDSRIREAPTAPYNTKFPIILPKTHRITFLLVDSFHRRFVHGNAETILNEMRQQFHVTSLRSVIKKVAKNCLLCRIKGALPRPPRMAPLPMVRLTPYIRPFTHTGIDYFGPILVKQNRSLVKRWGVLFTCLTIRAVHIEVAHSLSSNACILAIRRFIARRGSPTSFYSDQGTNFRGAKNILLEQIQNIQTDCAATFTNSNTRWILNPPATPHMGGAWERMVRSIKRAMEGIADYCRNPCDEVLETVVLEAEAIVNSRPLTYIPISSETDEAITPNHFLLYGDKGITQPMSETKSEGNVLRDSWQLASKLADVFWSRWIHEYLPTLTRRTKWFEPIKPLKPGDVVILVDEKRRNGWTKGLVLEVIKGIDNQVRWAKIKTSMGITEKSVVNLALLDIRSASQNEEYPASPTLHGEGDVAGTPGIGQP is encoded by the exons ATGTGTAACCTCTCGGACTCAGTCGATAATTTAGTCGGATGCGATAACTGCGAGGCATGGGCGCATTATCAATGCGCTGGAGTAACCGACTCTATTTCCGAGATCGACCGATCGTGGCATTGCCCGAAGTGTAGAAGAGGTTCAGCTTTGGTCAACGAAATACCAAACCCCCGATCAGAGAGATCGGCTGGTTCCCGACCAAGCAGACGTTCGGGGAGTCACCTGCGCATGCTTGAAGAGCAACGGTTGCTTCGGCTGAAAGCCCTCGAAGAAGAAAcggaaatacaacaaaaaagagCTGAAAAGAAACTGGAGATCGAGGAACAGTATATAAGAGAGAAGTACACTTCCTTATCGGATACTTCTAGCATTGGTTCCactagacgaagtataagtagTAGATCGAGTGTGCAAATAGTCGAGAACTGGTTGGCTTGCCCCACCACGGCATCCACTGGAGGCTTGTTGTCGTCCGTGCCGGTTACTGGACCTTATGAACAAGCCGCAGTTGAGAAAAGACTCGGTTTCGCCTTGAGACACGAAAACAACAGTCCACTTCAAACCGGTATCACACCCACTTCCGCTTCCACACCGCAAACTGCTTCTATATTTCCAATGATTAGCACCAACAGTTTGATCGCCTCAATTTCGAGTATTGCCTCGACGACGATGATGAAGTGCGATTCGGCGAATTCGGTTGGTCACCTAAAGTTGACGCAGAGTAATGCTGGGTATCGAATAGCTACTTCTGTGTGCCAACCGTCGAAAACGCAATATCTAGACGCTACAAGAGTTCCAACTTCTTTGAACGTTTTGAGTCAACAATTACAAACCGGTTTTGATGCACATTTCATTCCAACAACCAAATACACTGGAGCCATACCCAAAACGGTCGCTCAAATGACTTTCGGCACAAATGCAGAAATAGGAAAGATTCATCGTCCCAAATTAACTATCGCAGAAACTTTCGGTCGTGTCAAGTTTCCTTCCAATCTACATCGGCGGTCAGCACCGTGCCGAGtggattttgaaccaaaaacgaTAG ATCAGTCAAAGGATGTGAATTTGAAGGCTGTCGAGTGCGTCACCACACCCTGCTGCATCCACACAATTCTGCAGAAAATGTTTCACAACCTAGCGCTTCAGCGAACACCAC gagaagaaaaagaaattaaaacggTCGCATTTTTAGATGACGGCTCATCTTCTTCACTGCTTGATGCCGAAATTGCCGAAGCCATTGGTTTAGAAGGAATCCAGGACTCGTTTTCCCTAACCTGGACGAGTAACATATCCAGAGAGGAGAAAAACTCGAAACGCGTGGCGATCGAGCTTCGAAGTACCAACggtgaaaaaggtttcaaattggGGAATGTACGCACTGTTAACCAATTGAAATTACCACTCCAATCTTTGGACTATGACGAGATGCAGAAACATTACCCACACCTTAGAGGCCTACCAGTAGAGAGTTACTCCAATGTTTCTCCAGGGATTATCATCGGAATAGAGCATGTTCATCTGTTAACCCAATTGAAAATCCGAGAAGGACGACAAG ACGAGTATATGGATAATGTGAGTCTTCATCAACAAATTAGCAAATTCTATGGCATAGAAGAAGCTAGTACAAACAACGTACACCAATCAGAAGCAGACAAGTTAGcagtagaaattttaaacaaaaccacGCAGCGCCTTAAGGACCGTTTTGAAACAGGTTTACCATGGAGATTTAATCTACCGGACTTCCCGAATAGTTTTGAAATGGCGAGGAGTAGGATGGTCTCATTGGAGAAACGATTGCAGAAAGATCCCCAATTGGAATTGGCAGTAAAGCAGCAAGTGAGTAGCTATCTGGAGAAAAATTACGCTCATATCGCCACGGAGGAAGAATTGAATAAAACCGACCCCCGGCGAGTTTGGTATTTGCCTCTCGGGGTtgtacaaaatccaaaaaaacctGGAAAAGTAAGGCTTATTTGGGACGCGGCAGCTCGAGTgaacaaaatctcttttaaCGATATGCTACTGACAGGACCTGATCTCTTGACTTCGTTGCCTTCTATCCTGCTGAGATTTCGGCAGAAAAATATCGCTGTGTGTGGCGACATCAAAGAGATGTTCCACCAAATTCGCATCCGTGCTCAAGATAGTCAGTCACAACGTTTCTTGTATCGTTCGAACCCCAAAGACCAGCCCCAAGTATATGTCATGGATGTGGTAACCTTCGGAGCGACCTGCTCCCCATTTATTTCTCAGTTTATAAAGAATAAAAACGCCACTGACCATGCCGAAGATTATCCAGAGGCAGCCAAGGCAATAATCAAGGATCATTACATGGATGATTATTTGCAAAGCGTTGACACAATTGAAGAAGCAGTAGCTCGAGTCCTAGATGTAAAGTATGTGCAAGCAAGAGGAGgcttcgaaattcgaaattttctttcCAACTCACCGGAAGTCTTGATACAAATCGGTGAACCCAGATTACCTGAAAAGAAATCATTAAATCTGGAACCAGGCATCGAAGAGTCTGATAGAGCCGAGCGGATACTTGGAATGATGTGGTTACCTGCGTCCGATCACCTAACGTTCAGCACTAGTTTACATGATGAAATCTCGAAGTTCGTGGGAGGAGAGCTCAAACCTACCAAGCGTCAGGTACTACGGACAATTATGAGCATTTTCGATCCCCTTGGGCTCATAGCCCATTATGTAGTCCATGGAAAGATTCTGATGCAGGAGATATGGAAGCACGGGTCAGACTGGGATGAACGAATTCCGGATGAGCTGTTTGAAAAATGGAACCGCTGCtgtgaacttttgaaaaatttggatgtCGTGCGAGTTCCTCGTTGCTTCTTCAGTGGAATGGTGAGTAACGAGTTTGAAAATCTCCAGTTACATATGTTTGTGGATGCCAGTGAAGCAGCGTATGCGTGCGTTGCTTATTTGAGGGTTCTGCATCACGATGTTCCTCGATGCGCATTTGTGGCGGCGAAAACCAAAGTTGCTCCCTTACGCCCTCTATCCATACCGCGCCTTGAACTCCAGGCTGCCCTTAAAGGCAGCAGAGAAATGAATAACATTTGTTCGTCTTTGGATCTCCATATAAAACAACGCTTTCTATGGACCGATTCACAAACCGTCCTTGCTTGGCTCCGTTCAGATAGCAGAAAATATCACCAGTTTGTTAGCTACAGAGTAGGAGAAATTTTAAGCACGACGACTATTAGTGAATGGCGTTATATTCCTTCGAAACTAAATGTTGCTGATAAGGCCACGAAATGGGACAGCGGCCCTGATTTCTCTCCGAACAACACCTGGTTTACAGGGCCTCAGTTTCTACTTGACCCAGAGTCAGAATGGCcacaagataaaaaagttagtaATACCATCCAGGATGTGAGAATTCATTTTCTGCACCATTTTGAAGCGCCAActtatttcatcattgatcCTTGTCGATTTTCTCTCTGGAGCCGCTTATTGAGAAGCACAACCTATGTAATAAGAGCAAGCAATAAATTCCGAAAGTCAGGCAAATCCGGAATCCTTACATCGGAAGAATTCCTAACAGCTGAGAACGTGCTTTGGCGACAAGTACAGGCCGAAAGTTTTCCAGCAGAATATGCGTCATTGAAATCGAATCAAAATTGCGTTGGTAAACACAGCGAACTGTACAAACTTTCTCCGTTTTTGGATGACTACGGTGTAATGAGAATTGATAGCAGAATTAGAGAAGCCCCCACAGCTCCGTACAATACTAAATTTCCAATAATACTACCAAAAACTCATCGAATTACCTTTTTATTGGTAGACAGTTTCCACCGCCGTTTTGTTCACGGAAATGCTGAAACTATTCTGAACGAAATGCGTCAACAATTTCATGTAACTAGTCTTCGATCAGTCATTAAGAAAGTTGCGAAAAATTGCCTTCTTTGTCGAATTAAAGGTGCTTTGCCAAGACCGCCTAGAATGGCTCCTCTGCCAATGGTCCGCTTGACTCCTTATATCCGACCCTTTACCCATACCGGCATCGATTATTTTGGCCCAATTTTAGTTAAACAAAATCGTAGTCTCGTTAAACGTTGGGGAGTACTGTTCACTTGTTTGACAATAAGGGCCGTTCACATCGAAGTCGCTCACAGCCTTTCATCAAACGCATGTATTCTAGCTATAAGGCGATTCATAGCGCGAAGAGGATCACCCACATCGTTTTACTCTGATCAGGGCACGAACTTTCGCGGGGCGAAAAACATACTgcttgaacaaattcaaaacatcCAAACCGATTGCGCAGCTACGTTCACAAACTCCAATACACGCTGGATTTTGAATCCTCCAGCTACTCCACACATGGGAGGTGCGTGGGAGCGCATGGTCAGATCCATTAAAAGGGCCATGGAAGGAATTGCTGATTACTGTCGAAACCCGTGTGATGAAGTTTTAGAGACTGTTGTTCTCGAAGCAGAAGCCATAGTCAACTCAAGACCCCTGACTTACATTCCGATCAGCTCAGAGACAGATGAGGCAATTACTCCGAATCATTTCCTGCTTTATGGAGACAAGGGAATTACCCAGCCTATGAGCGAAACGAAATCAGAAGGAAATGTTCTTAGGGATAGTTGGCAGCTGGCAAGTAAACTTGCAGATGTTTTTTGGAGCAGATGGATCCATGAATATCTACCAACCCTGACCAGA